DNA sequence from the Cronobacter turicensis z3032 genome:
ATCTCTTCAAGCGTCAGCGGGCTGGCCTGCGTGAGCGGGTGATCCTTCGGCACGAGCAGGCTGTGATGCCAGCGAAACCACGGATAAGCCACCAGCCCCGGATCGGCGCTTAAGCGTTCGCTGGCGATACCGATATCCGCCGTCCCGCTTTGCAGGAGTGATTCTATCTCCTGCGGCGTGCCCTGAATCAGCTCAAGGCGCACCTCGGGAAAGAGCGAACGAAAGGTTTTGATAACCGATGGCAGGCTGTAACGGGCCTGGGTGTGCGTCGTGGCGATAGTCAGCACGCCACTGGCGTCGTTGGTGAAGAGATCGGCTAAGCGGCGCACGTTACTGGCTTCGTTAAGGATGCGCTCGGCAATCACCAGCAGCGCTTTGCCAGGCTCGGTCATGCCCAGAAGGCGTTTGCCGCGGCGAATGAAAATCTCAATGCCGAGCTCTTCTTCCAGCTCGCGGATATGACGGCTGACGCCGGACTGCGAGGTATAAAGCATGTTGGCTACTTCGGTGAGATTAAAATCCCGCCTCGCCGCCTCACGAATAATTTTCAGTTGCTGGAAATTCACAGCGCCCCCGGGAGCGATTTAACATGACGCTATTGTTAAAGTCCCCCGGCGGGCATCACAAATAATAAAAAGCTGTCTGTTATTCCGTTGTGGAATATCTGTCAGCCCACCAGCAACAGCTCGCGGTTTTCCAGCGCCGGACGCGCCACCAGCGACAGCAGAATATCTTTCACGGCCTGCGCCTGCGGCGTTAACGGCGCGCGGGAGGAGACATTGAGCGAGAGCGGCAGCGTCATTGACGGGCTGGTAATACGGGCGAGCCAGCCGTTCGTCGAGCTGGCGAGCGAGCGCGCCGCGGATTCCGGCAACACCGTTACCCCCATACCGCTGGCAATTGCGGCGCTCAACGTGGACACCGATTCGATTTCTCCGATGATTTTCGCGGTCAGTCGGCGTAGCGAGAAAGCTTCATCCACACGCTTGCGCACGGCGCTGTAATCGCGCGGCAGGAAGAGATTCATCTGGGCGACGCTCGTCAGATCCACGCTCTGCCCCGGACAATCGCGCGTGCCGACCAGGAACAGATCTTCTTTAATGAGCGGCTGGCTGGTGAGCCCGGCCACCGGCGCGCGGTCATATAACACCGCCATATCGAGCTGGCCGCTCAGCAGTTTATCGTTCAGCGCAGCACCGCTGTCTTCATGCAGATACACCAACACGTCCGGGAGTTCGGCGCGCACGGCCTGCAACAGCGGCATAGTCACCGAGGAGGCGGCCGTACCAGGCGCAAGCCCGACAGAAACCTGGCCCTGAAGCGTCTGGCCGACATTGTTGACGGCAAGCTGCGCCTGCTCACACTGGCGCAAAATGGTGCGGGCATGCGCATAAAGGATTTTCCCGGCTTCCGTTGGCGTGACGCCCCGTTTGGTACGAATCAACAGTTGCTGATCCATCTCCCCTTCGAGCGTCGCGACCTGCTGGCTTAACGCGGGCTGCGCGATATGCAGCACTTCCGCCGCCTGCGTCAGGCTACCGATATCGACGATTTTCACGAAGTATTTCAGTCGTCTTAAGTTCATTTTGCCTCCTGTACGGAATGCCAGAGCCAATGCCGGCAATGATGTCGTAACAGGTTTTGCAAGATGCTTGCCAGTTTTTAAAAAGATGGCATGGCTTATATAAGCGCTTAAATTATAAGAGGAAGCGATAACTTATCGCTGGTAATGATTGAAACACTGTTTTGCTTATGCCCCATAAGAGGTACTTTCGCACCAGAATAGTGCACGAGCAGAAGGCGCGTGCAATTTGACGGTTTTCTCAGCAAACGAATTATCTGGCGCGTTCAGGGCTTTACAACGTCAGGCGACCCCGGTACTATGCGCCCCGTTCACACGATTCCTCTGTAGTTCAGTCGGTAGAACGGCGGACTGTTAATCCGTATGTCACTGGTTCGAGTCCAGTCAGAGGAGCCAAATTCAAAAAAGCCCGCTTTTTAGCGGGCTTTTTGCTTTTCTACGGTATGTGTTAATCGCGCCATCCCATTGCCGGTGCGATGTGGCGCAGAACAGCCTCAATAACGTGTACGTTATAGTCCACGCCCAGCTGATTCGGCACCGTCAGCAGCAGGGTATCCGCTTCGGCAATCGCCTCGTCCTGCTTAAGCTGCTCAATGAGTTTCTCGGGTTCGGCGGCGTAACTGCGCCCGAAAATGGCGCTGGTTTTCTCATCCAGAAAACCGACCTTATCGCTGTCGTCACGGCTACTGCCGAACCAGGCGCGATCCCGGCTGTCCATCAGCGGAAAAATACTGCGGCTCACCGATACCCGGGGCGTGCGGGTATGCCCTGCCTCGGCCCAGGCGGCGCGGTAGGCGCGGATCTGCTGCGCCTGCTGAATGTGGAACGGCTCGCCGGTTTCATCATCCTTCAGGGTCGAGCTTTGCAGGTTCATGCCGAGCTTCGCCGCCCAGACGGCGGTGGCATTGGAGCCCGCTCCCCACCAGATGCGCTCGCGCAGTCCCTCAGACCAGGGTTCGAGTCTTAACAGGCCGGGCGGGTTAGCAAACATCGGCTGCGGATTGGGTTTGGCAAACCCTTCCCCACGCAGCACCTCCAGCAACGCTTCGGTGTGACGGCGCGCCATGTCGGATTCGTTTTCACCGGCGGCGGGCTCATAGCCGAAATAGCGCCAGCCATCGATGACCTGTTCCGGCGATCCGCGGCTGATCCCCAGTTGCAGACGTCCGCCGGCGATGAGGTCCGCAGCACCTGCGCTTTCCGCCATATAGAGCGGGTTTTCATAGCGCATGTCGATAACGCCGGTGCCTATCTCAATATGGCGGGTTCTGGCGCCGATAGCGGCCAGCAGCGGAAATGGCGAGGCGAGCTGACGGGCGAAGTGGTGCACGCGAAAATACGCCCCATCCGCGCCCAGCTCTTCTGCCGCGACGGCCAGATCGATGGATTGCAGCAGGGCATCCGCCGCGGTTCGCGTGGCGGACTGCGGCGATGAGGTCCAGTGACCAAATGATAAAAAGCCTATCTTTTTCATGCTTATCCCGTTTTCAGGGCGGGCGTTGCTGGCGCACGCGCCATGCCCGCCGCATGGTCTGGTTCAGATACCCTACTCTGTCCTGATCTCGGGGAAGAATAAATGCCCTTTGTTTAACATAATGGTTCAAATTTATTGACGGACAGGCTGCGTCGCGGGTTTTAAAGATAATAACGCCTGGCTGGCGCCAGGAATACTGGCAATAATGCATTCGGGGCCTGCGCCCCGTGACATTTTCTTATCTGGCCGTGGGCCAGCTTACCGACGGGGCGCGGTTTAATAGCGGCCTGGCGAACAGATAGCCCTGGAAATATTTAATGCCCACCGTTTCCAGCCAGCACCACTCCTCCACTTTCTCCACGCCTTCCGCTACCACCGTTATCTCAAGCTCAGCACAGCACCGGATGATGCCGAGGACAATGGCCTGTTTCGGGCCATGAAGATGGATATCAGCAACGATGCTGCGGTCGATTTTAATGCGCCCGGGCTGAAAGCGCGTAAGCAGCGACAGCCCGGCAAACCCGGCGCCAAAGTCGTCTATCGCCAGGTTGATGCCCGCAGCGCGTAACTGGCGAATCACAAACTCAAACTCATCAAAACGCGAAATCACTTCGCTCTCGGTGACCTCAACAATGACTTGCTGCGGTAACAGGCCCTGACGCGCTATCTGTGCCAGTAAGATCTCAACCGCATCCGGAGCCTGCACCAGCGATCCGGGCAGCAGGTTGACTGAAATCATCTGGCTGCCGATATTCACCGCTTTCGCCAGCGCGAAAGCTTTTTCTTTGGAATGAAGATCGACGTTATAGAGCGTTTCGCTGGACATCGACGCAAACAAGGCGGCAGGCGAGCCGCCATCGGGAGAACGGATCAGCGCCTCAAACGCTTTAATTTTGCAGGTCAGCGGCTCCACAATCGGCTGCAGGGCAAACTGGCAGGCGATATCCATCAAGGCGGGCGGCAAGTCGTACCCAGGTTGCTGCTGGGGCGGCGGTTCGACCCGCCAGGCATCCGGTGTAAACTGGCGCGAGATCTGCTGGCGATGCGGGTTACGAAGGAAGGAGCGGATAAATTTATACACCCTCGCTTCACGGGCGAGATTGAACGGCACCACGCTGGATTTAACTACCGACTTCAGTACCGCATGGGCTTTGACATGGCGCAGGTCGAACAGCGCCATGCCGACGTTTTCAAAGTGCCGATGCGGCGCGTAGTCGCGCATCAGCTCAACGATGAAATCGTGCCGCTCGTCCCGGCTGATGCGTTCGAACAGGGCGTCAACCGAGCTCAACGGCCCTTCAAGCACCTGCAGAAACTGGTAGCCATCAAACACCAGAATGCCGCTGACCTGCATCGCGGCATTACGCGTCTGTGCCTGCCTCACGATCGCGGCCAGACTTTCATGGTCGATATCAGCTTTAAGCCGACTGCGGTAAATGAGGGTAGATAGCATCGTTTTTCTGCATTCTTAGGTCATATAGAGGGGCAGTATACCCGGTTGCCTTTCGTTGCAATCCGCGAAGTTGCCCGCATATATTCTTTCAATCAATGCCATTGCGCCCTTTAATTAGCAAAAACAGGCGTATAGCCGGTGCAAATATTTATTCATAAAGTGAATGTTCAAGGGAAACGGCGAAGGCAGGAAAATCAGCGAACAGAAAGGGATACATTAAACGCAATGCGATCGGCCGGGCATTTTACAGATTAATGCCATTGCGCCATTCCCTTAAGTTTCATAAACCTGTGCCATATTAACAGACATAGTGCAGCTTCCCGCTGTGCCACGTGGGATCAGGAGACCAGATGAATACCACTGCAACACCTCTGACGCCCGATGAGGCGCTCGACAAACTGGAAGCGTTATATGATGACGCGGTTAACGCGCTGCGCGACGCGATTGCAGCCTTTATTAACGAAGGACGCCTGCCGGATGAGGCGCAGCGCGCGCAGGGATTATTTGTGTATCCGCAGTTGCGGGTATGCTGGGACGGCGACGGAAGCAAAGCCGAGAAGACGCGCGCCTACGGGCGATTCACCCATGCGGGGTGTTACACCACGACCGTGACGCGCCCCGGACTGTTTCGCAGCTACCTGCGCGAACAGCTGATCCTGCTGTATGAAGATTACGGCGCGACGATTGAAGTCGGCCCGTCGCAGCATGAAATCCCCTACCCGTATGTGATTGACGGCTCGGCGCTGACGCTGGACCGCTCGATGAGCGCGGGTCTGACCCGCCACTTCCCGACCACCGAGCTGGCGCAAATTGGCGATGAGACCGCCGACGGTATTTTCCACCCGACCGAGTTTTACCCGCTGTCGCACTTCGACGCCCGCCGCGTTGATTTCTCACTGGCGCGCCTGCGCCACTACACCGGCACGCCGGTCGAGCATTTCCAGCCCTTCGTGCTCTTTACCAACTATACGCGCTATGTCGATGAGTTCGTGCGCTGGGGATGCAGCCAGATCCTTGATCCGGACAGCCCCTACGTGGCCCTCTCCTGCGCGGGCGGCAGCTGGATCACCGCCGATACCGAAGCGCCGGAAGCGGCGATTTCCGATCTCGCCTGGAAAAAACATCAGATGCCCGCCTGGCATTTAATTACCGCCGACGGTCAGGGCATTACGCTGGTGAATATCGGCGTCGGGCCGTCGAACGCCAAAACGATTTGCGACCACCTCGCGGTACTGCGCCCGGATGTCTGGCTGATGATCGGCCACTGCGGCGGCCTGCGCGAAAGCCAGTCGATCGGCGATTATGTGCTGGCGCACGCGTATCTGCGCGACGATCACGTGCTGGACGCGGTGCTGCCGCCGGATATTCCGGTGCCGAGCATCGCCGAAGTGCAGCGCGCGCTCTATGACGCTACGAAGCTGGTGAGCAATATGCCGGGCGAGGAAGTGAAGCAGCGGCTGCGCACCGGCACCGTGGTGACCACGGACGACCGCAACTGGGAGCTGCGCTACTCCGCCTCGGCGCTGCGCTTTAACCTGAGCCGTGCGGTGGCTATCGATATGGAAAGCGCGACTATCGCCGCCCAGGGTTATCGCTTCCGTGTGCCCTATGGCACGCTGCTGTGTGTTTCCGATAAACCGCTGCATGGCGAGATCAAGTTGCCGGGCCAGGCGAACCGCTTCTACGAGGGCGCGATTTCCGAACACCTGCAGATTGGCATTCGCGCCATCGATTTGCTGCGTGCCGAGGGTGAACGCCTGCACTCGCGCAAACTGCGCACCTTTAACGAGCCGCCCTTCCGCTGATGTCAGCGCAGCCCCGGCGTGGCGCTGGCTGCGCCGGGGTTTGCGGAATTATTCAGCAAAAGGTTCAGCATTTTACATTCAGGCTTTGACAACCCGGAACGCTGCCGTTACTATGCGCCCCGTTCTCGCAATTCCTCTGTAGTTCAGTCGGTAGAACGGCGGACTGTTAATCCGTATGTCACTGGTTCGAGTCCAGTCAGAGGAGCCAGATTTTAGTTCTGAGATGTTTTAGTGAATCTTGGGATGCAATACAAAACACATTAACCCGGCGCTTCTGCAGAAGATCGCCGGGTTTTTTGTATTTTAAATTTACGCGCTGGCCTCACGGTTCACGGGATCTCTCTGCTTCGGCTTTATCCAGTTGAGCGCTGGCGTCGTCAAACCGTGCAAACCAGGCCATGGACGACGCTTTCTCAAACTGTACGTTTTCATAGCCTGAAAAGAAGTGCAGACCATTATGCCCGTCATACCGCACCGGGCGAATAATCTGGTTCACCTTAATCAGGAGTGGCGATAACCCTTCCGTTTTCATGTCGCCCAACGCCGGAGGAAGCTCTCCCGCCTTAAGGATCACACCGTTGTTGTAAGGCAACAGCCTGATTTCGGGCGTTTTAACCAGGCGATGCGTTAACTGTTCTGCGCCGCCAAGTTTTTCCAGCCACGGGGTGCCGAGAATGGTGTACCAGCAGGCGCCTTTTAATCTATTCACTGCAACTCTGCCTTCAAGCGTACCAATAGAGTCCACCATCACGCCGGAAAAACGCTGCGCCAGGGCGTACTCATACGGGAACATCCGTTCGAATGCGTAAGGAAGAACAAAGGACAGCCCGGCATAGCCGCTTTCCACAGCAAAGGTGTTACACAGCCACAGCAGCCAGCCTTCATATCGCGCTTTACCGTCAGGCTCTTTCAGCAGCGAGAGCGGAAATGTCAGTTTAATAACGGAGCGATCAGTATCTTTATGGAAGATACGCTTGCCCATAATAAGAATGTCGTAATCGGGCGCTAAGAAGTCTTTCTCTGCGCTGCCCATATACCAGGAAAAGATTTCTTCAGGTGTTGAGTCGATAATTTCCTGTCGCTTTTTGGCGTAATTCTTCTCCGTAATACCAACCCAGTTTTTGGTGAGATGCTTTTTCAGATATGGCTTAAATGCCGTATAAAAGCGATCGACACACTCCACCATCCTGCGGCGCACGTCAGGCGTATGCCCGTCTTTAAAAAATACCGTGATAATCAGACCAAGATTAACTGCCGGGCTGCCGTCTTTATATTTCACCGATGCTTCCGGCAGCCACTTCTCAATGTAGTTCAGCTCAAAATCCCGTAATAACATACCTGCTCCTTTTTAACCGGCACCCAGCGCCGCTGCGCCTGCGCCACCGCCGAGAATTGTTACAAGGGTTTCCCATGCGCTTATCGCCAGACGAATAATCAGTAAAAATGCGCTAATAATGGCCTCCGGGATACCCAGCGTCACGACCAGCACGCCGACGCCGACAGCAACCAGGATAACGCCCACCGTTTTCGCTACATTCGTTAGAATCTGTACCCAGTCCACCTGCTCTAGCATGTCCAGCGTCATATCGGTGGCGTGCTGGATTTCTGCCCATGCAGTTTTAATCTGGGCGTTGGTCCAGGATTTCACCACTTTACCGTTTCTGCTTGCCCAGACCCAGACTTCACTTCCCTGCCGGTAGATCCACTCCCCGCTGTCGTTAAGCCAGCCTGCCGCCGAGTTCAGGTGCTGCTGAGTCTCTTTTGAGAGGGCATTCCAGCCTTCAGCGATGCCATGAAGCGCGCCCTCGCTGAGGTCGGCCACGGCTTTACCGGCATAAGTCCACGGTTCAATTCTAACGGCTACAGGTGTGGAGGGCGGGCCAGGCATAAATATCGGCGGGTACAGAAACAGCGGCCAGTATTTTGCCCTGCTGGTTTGCCAGGCTTTCATCGTCACATTCACGACCTGATCGACCCACTGCTGCTTTTGCGGGCGGCAATCGTGGATCTCAAGAATGGTCATACGCGTGGCATCGTCAGCAACAATCTGCATATATTCGTCATATTGCTCACGGTACAGAACATCACCCGGAAACTTGACCTCTACCAGACGGGCCAGATTGTCGCCATGCATACCTGGAGGGTCATCGTGATCCGGCCCCGCCAGCCCAGGCCAGCGATCCTGTTTGTCTTTCACGATAATCACGTCAGGGCGGCGGTAAATGCCTTTACCGGGTACCGGGAAGGGATTGGTAGTGTGGCGTCTGCGAGCGCCGTCGTCTTGCTTCAATGTACGGCTAAGAAACGGACGTGGCGGCGTGGT
Encoded proteins:
- the cbl gene encoding HTH-type transcriptional regulator cbl, with product MNFQQLKIIREAARRDFNLTEVANMLYTSQSGVSRHIRELEEELGIEIFIRRGKRLLGMTEPGKALLVIAERILNEASNVRRLADLFTNDASGVLTIATTHTQARYSLPSVIKTFRSLFPEVRLELIQGTPQEIESLLQSGTADIGIASERLSADPGLVAYPWFRWHHSLLVPKDHPLTQASPLTLEEISRWPLITYRQGITGRSRIDEAFSRKGLTPDIVLSAQDSDVIKTYVELGLGIGLVAEQASEPHEESLLARLDTKHLFDANTVWLGLKRGQLQRNYVWRFIELCNAGLSLEEIKQQALEPAGEVVIDYQI
- the nac gene encoding Nitrogen assimilation regulatory protein nac, whose protein sequence is MASSYNLSAYISHAIFLKTGKHLAKPVTTSLPALALAFRTGGKMNLRRLKYFVKIVDIGSLTQAAEVLHIAQPALSQQVATLEGEMDQQLLIRTKRGVTPTEAGKILYAHARTILRQCEQAQLAVNNVGQTLQGQVSVGLAPGTAASSVTMPLLQAVRAELPDVLVYLHEDSGAALNDKLLSGQLDMAVLYDRAPVAGLTSQPLIKEDLFLVGTRDCPGQSVDLTSVAQMNLFLPRDYSAVRKRVDEAFSLRRLTAKIIGEIESVSTLSAAIASGMGVTVLPESAARSLASSTNGWLARITSPSMTLPLSLNVSSRAPLTPQAQAVKDILLSLVARPALENRELLLVG
- the ycgF gene encoding Uncharacterized protein ycgF → MLSTLIYRSRLKADIDHESLAAIVRQAQTRNAAMQVSGILVFDGYQFLQVLEGPLSSVDALFERISRDERHDFIVELMRDYAPHRHFENVGMALFDLRHVKAHAVLKSVVKSSVVPFNLAREARVYKFIRSFLRNPHRQQISRQFTPDAWRVEPPPQQQPGYDLPPALMDIACQFALQPIVEPLTCKIKAFEALIRSPDGGSPAALFASMSSETLYNVDLHSKEKAFALAKAVNIGSQMISVNLLPGSLVQAPDAVEILLAQIARQGLLPQQVIVEVTESEVISRFDEFEFVIRQLRAAGINLAIDDFGAGFAGLSLLTRFQPGRIKIDRSIVADIHLHGPKQAIVLGIIRCCAELEITVVAEGVEKVEEWCWLETVGIKYFQGYLFARPLLNRAPSVSWPTAR
- the amn gene encoding AMP nucleosidase; the protein is MCHVGSGDQMNTTATPLTPDEALDKLEALYDDAVNALRDAIAAFINEGRLPDEAQRAQGLFVYPQLRVCWDGDGSKAEKTRAYGRFTHAGCYTTTVTRPGLFRSYLREQLILLYEDYGATIEVGPSQHEIPYPYVIDGSALTLDRSMSAGLTRHFPTTELAQIGDETADGIFHPTEFYPLSHFDARRVDFSLARLRHYTGTPVEHFQPFVLFTNYTRYVDEFVRWGCSQILDPDSPYVALSCAGGSWITADTEAPEAAISDLAWKKHQMPAWHLITADGQGITLVNIGVGPSNAKTICDHLAVLRPDVWLMIGHCGGLRESQSIGDYVLAHAYLRDDHVLDAVLPPDIPVPSIAEVQRALYDATKLVSNMPGEEVKQRLRTGTVVTTDDRNWELRYSASALRFNLSRAVAIDMESATIAAQGYRFRVPYGTLLCVSDKPLHGEIKLPGQANRFYEGAISEHLQIGIRAIDLLRAEGERLHSRKLRTFNEPPFR